A genomic segment from Triticum dicoccoides isolate Atlit2015 ecotype Zavitan chromosome 1A, WEW_v2.0, whole genome shotgun sequence encodes:
- the LOC119294691 gene encoding F-box/FBD/LRR-repeat protein At2g04230-like isoform X2 translates to MAGAEEDEMAPPPPPPPQPMEAGPAAKRSRSEHHHGAGDAPSFKMEDLPVDVQAVIMSLLPLKMAVRTSIVSKNWRMLWTFCCNLSFKGPRYLCENDTKIQQAKCIETVNCVIQQHSQIGINKFSIKCGLFEEDSVHLGRWIRFAASSKAKIIHLDLRFKDVFEEVNHLHLEALLDAQGSSFVRSLFLGGVVIKPHSAICGFTILRRLVLQSVTISGDFTGFLANCAALEDLEMIECSGLTDLIIPQQLDKLQHLLIDGMEVEMVEFYAADLSHFEYKGQVVPIVHHGCSKLEKATIMFSGKKGLAKAFTAVPSILPVKILNVQSVALSKYSQLQKLPTRPDGMFMHLRHMTCRIIVHSRPQEANYDIEVLQMAYCLDAAPQLETLQLNMFYMSSSGVCSAEVVGMRRHDHLKTVFMSGFRCYKAQIKLACCILENASVLEKLTIEPRITGVRYLDDNTDLHKILPGVCEWAQLTSERFDKVISVSGAPLHTMDASSAQQDEGSLQHHH, encoded by the exons Atggccggagccgaggaagacgaaatggctcctcctcctcctcctcctcct CAACCCATGGAAGCGGGGCCGGCGGCCAAGCGGAGCAGGTCGGAGCACCACCACGGCGCCGGCGACGCGCCGTCCTTCAAGATGGAGGACCTGCCCGTG GATGTTCAAGCTGTTATAATGTCGCTTCTGCCACTGAAAATGGCTGTGAGGACAAGCATTGTTTCAAAAAATTGGAGAATGCTCTGGACATTCTGCTGTAATTTATCTTTTAAAGGCCCACGTTATCTGTGTGAGAATGATACCAAAATACAACAAGCGAAATGCATTGAGACAGTAAATTGTGTTATTCAGCAGCATAGTCAGATAGGGATCAATAAGTTCAGCATCAAATGTGGCCTGTTCGAGGAGGACTCTGTTCATCTCGGCAGGTGGATTCGGTTTGCCGCCTCATCGAAGGCAAAGATAATACATCTTGATCTGAGGTTCAAGGATGTGTTTGAAGAAGTAAACCACTTGCATCTTGAGGCCTTATTAGATGCTCAAGGTAGCTCATTTGTACGCTCCTTGTTTCTTGGAGGTGTTGTTATAAAGCCACACTCAGCAATATGTGGCTTTACAATACTCAGAAGGCTTGTTCTGCAATCAGTCACGATATCCGGAGACTTTACAGGCTTTTTGGCAAATTGTGCAGCACTTGAGGACCTAGAGATGATCGAGTGCTCCGGTTTAACTGATTTAATCATACCACAGCAACTTGATAAACTCCAGCATTTGCTAATTGATGGAATGGAAGTGGAGATGGTCGAGTTTTATGCTGCAGATCTTTCTCATTTTGAGTACAAAGGGCAAGTGGTCCCCATAGTGCATCATGGTTGCTCAAAATTAGAGAAGGCAACAATAATGTTTAGTGGCAAGAAAGGACTGGCCAAGGCATTCACTGCAGTTCCAAGCATTTTGCCAGTGAAGATATTAAatgtgcaatctgttgctctatcaAAATATTCACAG TTGCAGAAACTGCCAACAAGACCTGACGGAATGTTTATGCATTTGAGGCACATGACTTGTAGAATAATTGTCCATTCAAGACCACAAGAAGCCAATTACGACATTGAAGTTCTTCAAATGGCCTATTGTTTGGATGCTGCACCCCAACTGGAGACATTGCAATTGAAT ATGTTCTATATGTCATCCAGTGGTGTGTGCAGTGCTGAGGTGGTGGGTATGCGCCGGCATGATCATCTCAAGACGGTCTTCATGAGTGGATTTCGCTGTTACAAGGCTCAGATTAAGCTGGCGTGTTGTATCTTGGAAAATGCTTCTGTTCTTGAGAAACTGACAATAGAACCAAGGATCACAGGCGTAAGATATCTGGATGATAATACCGACCTGCACAAAATTTTACCGGGGGTCTGTGAGTGGGCGCAACTTACCTCCGAGCGTTTCGATAAGGTGATCAGTGTCTCAGGCGCTCCCCTTCACA CAATGGATGCTTCTTCGGCCCAGCAAGACGAAGGATCTCTTCAGCACCACCACTAG
- the LOC119294691 gene encoding F-box/FBD/LRR-repeat protein At2g04230-like isoform X1 — protein sequence MAGAEEDEMAPPPPPPPVDPQQPMEAGPAAKRSRSEHHHGAGDAPSFKMEDLPVDVQAVIMSLLPLKMAVRTSIVSKNWRMLWTFCCNLSFKGPRYLCENDTKIQQAKCIETVNCVIQQHSQIGINKFSIKCGLFEEDSVHLGRWIRFAASSKAKIIHLDLRFKDVFEEVNHLHLEALLDAQGSSFVRSLFLGGVVIKPHSAICGFTILRRLVLQSVTISGDFTGFLANCAALEDLEMIECSGLTDLIIPQQLDKLQHLLIDGMEVEMVEFYAADLSHFEYKGQVVPIVHHGCSKLEKATIMFSGKKGLAKAFTAVPSILPVKILNVQSVALSKYSQLQKLPTRPDGMFMHLRHMTCRIIVHSRPQEANYDIEVLQMAYCLDAAPQLETLQLNMFYMSSSGVCSAEVVGMRRHDHLKTVFMSGFRCYKAQIKLACCILENASVLEKLTIEPRITGVRYLDDNTDLHKILPGVCEWAQLTSERFDKVISVSGAPLHTMDASSAQQDEGSLQHHH from the exons AtggccggagccgaggaagacgaaatggctcctcctcctcctcctcctcctgtagaTCCACAA CAACCCATGGAAGCGGGGCCGGCGGCCAAGCGGAGCAGGTCGGAGCACCACCACGGCGCCGGCGACGCGCCGTCCTTCAAGATGGAGGACCTGCCCGTG GATGTTCAAGCTGTTATAATGTCGCTTCTGCCACTGAAAATGGCTGTGAGGACAAGCATTGTTTCAAAAAATTGGAGAATGCTCTGGACATTCTGCTGTAATTTATCTTTTAAAGGCCCACGTTATCTGTGTGAGAATGATACCAAAATACAACAAGCGAAATGCATTGAGACAGTAAATTGTGTTATTCAGCAGCATAGTCAGATAGGGATCAATAAGTTCAGCATCAAATGTGGCCTGTTCGAGGAGGACTCTGTTCATCTCGGCAGGTGGATTCGGTTTGCCGCCTCATCGAAGGCAAAGATAATACATCTTGATCTGAGGTTCAAGGATGTGTTTGAAGAAGTAAACCACTTGCATCTTGAGGCCTTATTAGATGCTCAAGGTAGCTCATTTGTACGCTCCTTGTTTCTTGGAGGTGTTGTTATAAAGCCACACTCAGCAATATGTGGCTTTACAATACTCAGAAGGCTTGTTCTGCAATCAGTCACGATATCCGGAGACTTTACAGGCTTTTTGGCAAATTGTGCAGCACTTGAGGACCTAGAGATGATCGAGTGCTCCGGTTTAACTGATTTAATCATACCACAGCAACTTGATAAACTCCAGCATTTGCTAATTGATGGAATGGAAGTGGAGATGGTCGAGTTTTATGCTGCAGATCTTTCTCATTTTGAGTACAAAGGGCAAGTGGTCCCCATAGTGCATCATGGTTGCTCAAAATTAGAGAAGGCAACAATAATGTTTAGTGGCAAGAAAGGACTGGCCAAGGCATTCACTGCAGTTCCAAGCATTTTGCCAGTGAAGATATTAAatgtgcaatctgttgctctatcaAAATATTCACAG TTGCAGAAACTGCCAACAAGACCTGACGGAATGTTTATGCATTTGAGGCACATGACTTGTAGAATAATTGTCCATTCAAGACCACAAGAAGCCAATTACGACATTGAAGTTCTTCAAATGGCCTATTGTTTGGATGCTGCACCCCAACTGGAGACATTGCAATTGAAT ATGTTCTATATGTCATCCAGTGGTGTGTGCAGTGCTGAGGTGGTGGGTATGCGCCGGCATGATCATCTCAAGACGGTCTTCATGAGTGGATTTCGCTGTTACAAGGCTCAGATTAAGCTGGCGTGTTGTATCTTGGAAAATGCTTCTGTTCTTGAGAAACTGACAATAGAACCAAGGATCACAGGCGTAAGATATCTGGATGATAATACCGACCTGCACAAAATTTTACCGGGGGTCTGTGAGTGGGCGCAACTTACCTCCGAGCGTTTCGATAAGGTGATCAGTGTCTCAGGCGCTCCCCTTCACA CAATGGATGCTTCTTCGGCCCAGCAAGACGAAGGATCTCTTCAGCACCACCACTAG
- the LOC119294691 gene encoding F-box/FBD/LRR-repeat protein At2g04230-like isoform X3, protein MEAGPAAKRSRSEHHHGAGDAPSFKMEDLPVDVQAVIMSLLPLKMAVRTSIVSKNWRMLWTFCCNLSFKGPRYLCENDTKIQQAKCIETVNCVIQQHSQIGINKFSIKCGLFEEDSVHLGRWIRFAASSKAKIIHLDLRFKDVFEEVNHLHLEALLDAQGSSFVRSLFLGGVVIKPHSAICGFTILRRLVLQSVTISGDFTGFLANCAALEDLEMIECSGLTDLIIPQQLDKLQHLLIDGMEVEMVEFYAADLSHFEYKGQVVPIVHHGCSKLEKATIMFSGKKGLAKAFTAVPSILPVKILNVQSVALSKYSQLQKLPTRPDGMFMHLRHMTCRIIVHSRPQEANYDIEVLQMAYCLDAAPQLETLQLNMFYMSSSGVCSAEVVGMRRHDHLKTVFMSGFRCYKAQIKLACCILENASVLEKLTIEPRITGVRYLDDNTDLHKILPGVCEWAQLTSERFDKVISVSGAPLHTMDASSAQQDEGSLQHHH, encoded by the exons ATGGAAGCGGGGCCGGCGGCCAAGCGGAGCAGGTCGGAGCACCACCACGGCGCCGGCGACGCGCCGTCCTTCAAGATGGAGGACCTGCCCGTG GATGTTCAAGCTGTTATAATGTCGCTTCTGCCACTGAAAATGGCTGTGAGGACAAGCATTGTTTCAAAAAATTGGAGAATGCTCTGGACATTCTGCTGTAATTTATCTTTTAAAGGCCCACGTTATCTGTGTGAGAATGATACCAAAATACAACAAGCGAAATGCATTGAGACAGTAAATTGTGTTATTCAGCAGCATAGTCAGATAGGGATCAATAAGTTCAGCATCAAATGTGGCCTGTTCGAGGAGGACTCTGTTCATCTCGGCAGGTGGATTCGGTTTGCCGCCTCATCGAAGGCAAAGATAATACATCTTGATCTGAGGTTCAAGGATGTGTTTGAAGAAGTAAACCACTTGCATCTTGAGGCCTTATTAGATGCTCAAGGTAGCTCATTTGTACGCTCCTTGTTTCTTGGAGGTGTTGTTATAAAGCCACACTCAGCAATATGTGGCTTTACAATACTCAGAAGGCTTGTTCTGCAATCAGTCACGATATCCGGAGACTTTACAGGCTTTTTGGCAAATTGTGCAGCACTTGAGGACCTAGAGATGATCGAGTGCTCCGGTTTAACTGATTTAATCATACCACAGCAACTTGATAAACTCCAGCATTTGCTAATTGATGGAATGGAAGTGGAGATGGTCGAGTTTTATGCTGCAGATCTTTCTCATTTTGAGTACAAAGGGCAAGTGGTCCCCATAGTGCATCATGGTTGCTCAAAATTAGAGAAGGCAACAATAATGTTTAGTGGCAAGAAAGGACTGGCCAAGGCATTCACTGCAGTTCCAAGCATTTTGCCAGTGAAGATATTAAatgtgcaatctgttgctctatcaAAATATTCACAG TTGCAGAAACTGCCAACAAGACCTGACGGAATGTTTATGCATTTGAGGCACATGACTTGTAGAATAATTGTCCATTCAAGACCACAAGAAGCCAATTACGACATTGAAGTTCTTCAAATGGCCTATTGTTTGGATGCTGCACCCCAACTGGAGACATTGCAATTGAAT ATGTTCTATATGTCATCCAGTGGTGTGTGCAGTGCTGAGGTGGTGGGTATGCGCCGGCATGATCATCTCAAGACGGTCTTCATGAGTGGATTTCGCTGTTACAAGGCTCAGATTAAGCTGGCGTGTTGTATCTTGGAAAATGCTTCTGTTCTTGAGAAACTGACAATAGAACCAAGGATCACAGGCGTAAGATATCTGGATGATAATACCGACCTGCACAAAATTTTACCGGGGGTCTGTGAGTGGGCGCAACTTACCTCCGAGCGTTTCGATAAGGTGATCAGTGTCTCAGGCGCTCCCCTTCACA CAATGGATGCTTCTTCGGCCCAGCAAGACGAAGGATCTCTTCAGCACCACCACTAG